A window of Acinetobacter sp. TR3 contains these coding sequences:
- a CDS encoding alpha/beta hydrolase gives MKLGTVWKYYFTESLLKATIRTPSQFNLAPNALRPLLDQLCRLFPQNPTVQIRPLRLAGVRGEEIKAQASATQLIFHIHGGAFFLGSLNTHRALMTDIAARTQMQVVHVDYPLAPEHAFPEAIDAIFDVYQALLVQGIKPKDIIISGDSCGANLALALCLRLKAQPELMPSGLILMSPYLDLTLTSESLRFNQKHDALLSIEALQAGINHYLKDGVQADDPRVSPLFDDLKGLPPTLVQVGSKEILLDDSKRFREKAEKAGVKVHFKLYTGMWHNFQMFNAWFPEAKQALADIADFAHAIDRD, from the coding sequence ATGAAACTTGGTACTGTTTGGAAATATTATTTTACTGAATCATTACTAAAAGCGACCATTCGTACGCCGAGTCAGTTTAATTTAGCCCCGAATGCTTTGCGACCTTTATTAGACCAACTTTGTCGTCTATTCCCTCAAAATCCAACAGTACAAATTCGACCATTGCGCTTAGCGGGTGTTCGTGGCGAAGAGATCAAAGCACAAGCATCGGCCACTCAACTAATTTTCCATATTCATGGCGGCGCTTTTTTCTTAGGTAGTTTAAATACCCATCGTGCTCTCATGACCGATATTGCCGCACGAACCCAAATGCAAGTGGTTCATGTCGATTATCCTTTAGCACCTGAGCATGCTTTTCCCGAAGCCATTGATGCAATTTTTGATGTTTATCAAGCATTGTTAGTGCAAGGTATTAAGCCCAAAGATATTATTATTTCAGGTGACTCTTGTGGGGCAAACCTTGCATTGGCATTGTGCCTAAGACTAAAAGCACAACCTGAGTTAATGCCAAGTGGTTTAATTCTCATGTCACCCTATTTAGATCTCACCTTAACCAGTGAATCATTACGCTTTAATCAAAAACATGATGCCCTGCTCTCTATTGAAGCCTTACAAGCAGGAATTAATCATTACTTAAAAGATGGTGTACAAGCGGATGATCCCCGTGTTTCTCCTCTATTTGATGATCTTAAAGGCTTACCGCCAACACTGGTGCAAGTCGGCTCAAAAGAAATTTTACTGGATGATTCAAAACGCTTTAGAGAAAAAGCAGAAAAAGCGGGCGTCAAAGTACACTTTAAACTGTATACAGGCATGTGGCATAACTTCCAAATGTTTAATGCATGGTTCCCTGAAGCCAAACAAGCTTTAGCAGACATTGCGGATTTTGCTCATGCAATTGATCGTGATTAA